DNA from Leucobacter aridicollis:
AGCTCGGACTTCTCGGAGCTCATCACCTCGGCCCACTTCGGCCATTCGGTGTTGCCGATACGGATGGCGACGGGGCCACCGATCGTGACGCCCTGCACGACGCCGCCCGAGACGTTGAGCTCGTCCTGCTCGAACTTCATGCGCGAGCCGCGGCCATAGCCGAGCTTGCGGCGCGCGAGGTCCTCTCGGATCGCATCGAGCGAGATCGGCACGCCGGCGGGCATGCCCTCGATGACAGCAATGAGTTCAGGGCCGTGGGATTCCCCGGCAGTAAGCCAACGAAGCATAAGTTCTATCTTTCCACACTCGCGGCGCGCATGGCCGCGAGCACTGTGTCCTCATCGGCGACCGGGGCGTCGGGGTCACCGTTCACAAAAATTCTGATCTGCACGAGCGCCTGCTCGACGAGCATGTCGAGCCCCGCGTGCGACTCCGTTCCGGCGGCATCCCACCTCAGCGCGAGCGGCGAAGGCCAGGGATCGTAGGCCACGTCGAACAGCGGAACGCTCAGCAGCTCGTCGGCGATTGCGACGGCGCCACTCGCCTGCCCGGGAAGCGTCGAGATGACGAGCGAGGGCGCGAAGCCGGGCGCGTCACCGAGCGCGAGCGCGTCGATGCCGCCGCCCAGACGCGTCGCGAGATCCTGCGCAGCTTCGGGGCGCCGCGCGGCAATCGCGATGCGCTCGGCGCCGAGCGAGCGCGCCGCGAGCACCGCCGACACCGCCGTCGCGCCAGCCCCGAGCACGACTGTCGCGCGCGCGTCCAGGCCCGCGTTCTGGATCGCGCGGGCGAGCCCCGCGACGTCCGTGTTGAAGCCGGCCCAGGCGGCGCCTGACTCCCCCGGCACAACTCGCACGAGCGTGTTCACGACCCCGCTTGCAGCGGCCACAGGATCCACCGTCGCGGCGAGTCGCGCGGCCTCTTCCTTGAGCGGCATGGTGAGCGAGAGTCCCCGCCACTCCGGCCCGAGGCCCGCGAGAAAAGGCTCGAGTCCCGCCGCGTCGAGCTCGGTCCTGCCGTACTGCCACGGCAAGCCGAGCACGCCGTACGCGGCGGCGTGAATCGCGGGCGACTTCGAGTGCGAGATCGGCGATCCCAGCACGCCGAGCTGGGCAGCGCCGGGCTGGCGCGGCGCTGCGTCAGATGGCTGAGGGTCGGTCATTGCCTAGTCACAGTACTTTCCGCCCTCGGCGCGGTGCGAGGTGCACCACTCGGCGAGCTTCTCGACGTTCTGCTGGTGCTGTTCGGCGGTCTCGGCGAACTCGGTCTCGCCGCTCGACAGGTCGACGGGCATGAAGTACAGCCACGGCCCGTCGGCCGGGTTCGTCGCCGCTTCGATCGCCGTGTCGCCTGGCAGCGAGATCGGACCAGCAGGCAGGCCGGGGTTCGCATATGTGTTGTACTTGTTCGACTTGTCGGCGCGCTCCTCGTCCGTGGTCCACACCGTGTGGGTGTTCCCCGTCCCGTAAGAGACTGTCGCATCGGACTGCAACAGCATGTCGATGTCGATCCTGTTGAGGAACACTCGGGCAACCTTCGGGAAGTCCTCGAGCCGCGAGCCGGCCTCGCGCTGCACCATCGCGGCGAGCGTGAGGACGCTCCAGGCGTCCTCGGCGGCCACGCCGTGCTGGTCGAGTGCTTGCCACATGCGGTCGACCATCTTCTGGATGATCGTCTGCGCGGTGTCGCCCGGCTCGAACGTGTAGGTCGCCGGGAAGAGGAAGCCCTCGATTGAGGGGAAGTCGGCCGGCACGCCGAAGGCTGCCGGATCGGCCGCGGCGGTCTTGAAGTCCTCAAACGGGATATCGACGACGCCCGCCGTGAGCTCGAGCGCGTCGAGCGCGGCCATGCCCTCGGGGATCGTGACTGTGAGTTCCATTCGGTTTGCATCGTCGGTGAGCGCGGCTAGCGCGGCCGCGGCGCTCATCTGCTGCTTCAGGCGGTACGTTCCGACCTGGAAGCTCACCTCTTCGCTCTGTTCGAGCAGCAGGTCGTAGAACGCCTCCGAGCTCTTCACGACGTCGGCCTGCGCGAGCGCCTCGGCCACGTCGGCGCCGTACTGGCCCTCCGTGATCGTAAGCAGCACCTCGCCGTGGCCCTCGCCCTCGTAGTCGTTCGTCGACCACCCGAGCGCGAGCGAGATCTTGTCGCCGTACGAGCTCCACACCCACGCAGCGCCGCCGCCGAGCAGCAGGAGCATGACGATCAGGATCGAGGAGATGACGATCCTCCCCCGCTTTCGCGCGCGCTTGTCCTCGTCGCTCAGCTCGCTCGCCCGCCGGCGCTCCCGGCGCGTTCCATGCTCACTCACGGCGTTTCCTCGTTTCTGGGTTGTTCTTCGGACGGGGCGACGACCTCACCTGGCGCCTCGTTCCTGCCGCGCTCGACGTCGAGCGCGTGCTGCAAAATGACGACGGCAGCGGCCTGGTCGATGATTGCCCGGCTCCCCTTGGACTTTCGCCCAGCTTGGCGAAGCTGCCCCTGGGCAGACACCGTCGACAACCGTTCGTCGACAAGTCGGACCTCCGCCGCGCCGGCGAGCCGGTCGGCGAGTGTCTGCGCAAAGCCTACGGCGTCTTCCGTGGAGAGTGTGGGTTCTCCCCGGAGATTCAGCGGAAGGCCG
Protein-coding regions in this window:
- a CDS encoding shikimate dehydrogenase family protein, with translation MTDPQPSDAAPRQPGAAQLGVLGSPISHSKSPAIHAAAYGVLGLPWQYGRTELDAAGLEPFLAGLGPEWRGLSLTMPLKEEAARLAATVDPVAAASGVVNTLVRVVPGESGAAWAGFNTDVAGLARAIQNAGLDARATVVLGAGATAVSAVLAARSLGAERIAIAARRPEAAQDLATRLGGGIDALALGDAPGFAPSLVISTLPGQASGAVAIADELLSVPLFDVAYDPWPSPLALRWDAAGTESHAGLDMLVEQALVQIRIFVNGDPDAPVADEDTVLAAMRAASVER
- the ruvX gene encoding Holliday junction resolvase RuvX; this translates as MRTGVRIGIDVGKARIGVARSDMHGMLATPVETVQREAAPGADVARIVALVAEIEAFEIIVGLPLNLRGEPTLSTEDAVGFAQTLADRLAGAAEVRLVDERLSTVSAQGQLRQAGRKSKGSRAIIDQAAAVVILQHALDVERGRNEAPGEVVAPSEEQPRNEETP
- the mltG gene encoding endolytic transglycosylase MltG, which translates into the protein MSEHGTRRERRRASELSDEDKRARKRGRIVISSILIVMLLLLGGGAAWVWSSYGDKISLALGWSTNDYEGEGHGEVLLTITEGQYGADVAEALAQADVVKSSEAFYDLLLEQSEEVSFQVGTYRLKQQMSAAAALAALTDDANRMELTVTIPEGMAALDALELTAGVVDIPFEDFKTAAADPAAFGVPADFPSIEGFLFPATYTFEPGDTAQTIIQKMVDRMWQALDQHGVAAEDAWSVLTLAAMVQREAGSRLEDFPKVARVFLNRIDIDMLLQSDATVSYGTGNTHTVWTTDEERADKSNKYNTYANPGLPAGPISLPGDTAIEAATNPADGPWLYFMPVDLSSGETEFAETAEQHQQNVEKLAEWCTSHRAEGGKYCD